Proteins from one Epinephelus moara isolate mb chromosome 1, YSFRI_EMoa_1.0, whole genome shotgun sequence genomic window:
- the slc17a6b gene encoding vesicular glutamate transporter 2.1: MASVRTKATEFAGKTLGHMYRVIERKQKTGEVIELTEDGRPREAAEKKPPLCDCKCFGLPRRYIIAIMSGLGFCISFGIRCNLGVAIVGMVNNSTIHQNGKIIIKEKAKFNWDPETVGMIHGSFFWGYIVTQIPGGYISSRLAANRVFGAAIVLTSTLNMFIPSAARVHYGCVIFVRILQGLVEGVTYPACHGIWSKWAPPLERSRLATLSFCGSYAGAVIAMPLAGILVQYSGWSSVFYVYGCFGIFWYMFWILVSYESPAVHPTITDEERCYIEESIGESAKLAGPAEKFKTPWRKFFTSMPVYAIIVANFCRSWTFYLLLISQPAYFEEVFGFEISKVGILSALPHLVMTIIVPIGGQLADYLRSKNILSTTTVRKIMNCGGFGMEATLLLVVGYSHSKGVAISFLVLAVGFSGFAISG, encoded by the exons ATGGCATCCGTGAGGACGAAAGCCACGGAATTTGCGGGGAAGACCCTGGGTCATATGTACAG GGTGAtagagaggaaacagaaaacCGGGGAGGTGATCGAGCTGACGGAGGATGGGCGGCCCCGGGAGGCCGCGGAGAAGAAACCCCCGCTGTGCGACTGCAAGTGCTTCGGTCTGCCCCGCCGCTACATCATCGCCATCATGAGCGGCCTGGGCTTCTGCATCTCCTTCGGTATCCGGTGTAACCTGGGCGTGGCCATAGTGGGCATGGTCAACAACAGCACCATCCACCAGAACGGCAAGATCATCATCAAAGAG AAAGCCAAGTTCAACTGGGATCCAGAGACAGTGGGAATGATCCACGGATCTTTTTTCTGGGGCTACATCGTTACACAAATCCCGGGAGGATACATATCCTCCAGGCTGGCAGCGAACAG gGTATTTGGTGCAGCCATTGTGCTAACCTCGACTCTCAACATGTTCATTCCCTCGGCTGCCCGAGTCCACTATGGGTGTGTCATCTTTGTCAGGATATTACAAGGGTTGGTGGAG gGAGTGACCTACCCGGCCTGTCATGGCATCTGGAGTAAGTGGGCTCCTCCGCTGGAAAGGAGTCGTCTGGCCACCCTGTCATTCTGTG GCTCTTATGCTGGTGCTGTGATAGCGATGCCTCTGGCTGGGATCCTGGTTCAGTATTCAGGCTGGTCCTCGGTGTTCTATGTCTATG GATGCTTCGGCATTTTCTGGTATATGTTCTGGATCCTTGTGTCTTATGAGAGCCCTGCTGTACATCCGACCATCACTGATGAGGAACGCTGCTACATTGAGGAGAGCATTGGAGAGAGCGCCAAGCTGGCCGGTCCTGCTGAG AAATTCAAGACCCCCTGGAGGAAGTTCTTCACCTCTATGCCTGTCTATGCAATCATCGTGGCCAACTTCTGCAGGAGCTGGACATTTTACCTGCTGCTGATTAGCCAGCCTGCATACTTTGAGGAAGTCTTTGGCTTTGAGATAAGCAAG GTTGGCATACTGTCTGCCCTGCCACATTTGGTGATGACTATCATCGTGCCCATCGGCGGCCAGCTGGCCGACTACCTACGCAGCAAGAACATCCTGTCGACTACCACTGTCAGGAAAATCATGAACTGTGGAG gaTTTGGCATGGAGGCCACATTGCTGCTGGTGGTAGGATATTCCCACAGCAAAGGGGTGGCCATCTCCTTCCTGGTGCTGGCAGTGGGCTTCAGTGGATTTGCTATATCAGGTTAG